The proteins below come from a single Candidatus Bathyarchaeota archaeon genomic window:
- a CDS encoding BNR repeat-containing protein, translating into MTKMLKVTPFILFLLLLICNYTVAQSSSLTWDIQTISSEGTIGASSLALDSADNPHICYSEHPKQDHTIADVLVYAHWNGTAWSTQKI; encoded by the coding sequence TTGACAAAAATGTTAAAAGTTACACCTTTCATATTGTTTTTACTTTTACTAATTTGTAATTATACTGTTGCCCAATCAAGCAGTTTAACATGGGATATACAAACGATATCTTCCGAGGGAACAATTGGGGCTAGTTCTTTAGCCTTAGACTCGGCAGATAATCCTCACATATGCTACAGTGAACATCCGAAACAAGATCACACTATTGCAGACGTATTAGTTTATGCTCATTGGAACGGAACTGCTTGGAGCACACAAAAAATA